A window of Panicum virgatum strain AP13 chromosome 8K, P.virgatum_v5, whole genome shotgun sequence contains these coding sequences:
- the LOC120645934 gene encoding probable indole-3-pyruvate monooxygenase YUCCA10, whose product MEEQTVVLIVGAGPAGLATAACLTQLSIPYVIVEREDCSASLWRNRAYDRLKLHLAKEFCELPHMAYPEDAPTYIPKDQFVKYLDNYIERFDIRPKYQTAIESCSYDEGRKCWFSMARDMTTSVVLRYTAKFLVVASGENSAENIPVITGLDGFAGEAIHSSRYKSGASYSGKNVLVVGCGNSGMEIAYDLASHGANTSIVIRNPVHVVTKEIIRLGMTLVQHIPANVVDGLLVRLSNFVFGDLSKHGIVRPKLGPLLQKAKTGRSAVIDVGTISLIKNGTIKVLGNISKIEGNTVEFEGRKESTFDAIVFATGYKSTANRWLKNGESMLNDDGLPKQEFPNHWKGANGLYCAGLAKRGLAGIAMDAKNIANDILSSCHA is encoded by the exons ATGGAGGAGCAGACCGTAGTCCTCATTGTGGGCGCAGGACCAGCAGGCCTCGCCACAGCGGCATGCCTCACCCAACTTAGTATCCCTTATGTCATCGTTGAGCGTGAGGATTGCAGTGCTTCCCTATGGCGCAACCGTGCTTATGACCGCCTAAAGCTACACCTTGCAAAGGAGTTTTGCGAGTTGCCCCACATGGCATACCCGGAAGATGCCCCAACCTACATCCCAAAGGATCAGTTCGTGAAGTACCTAGATAATTATATTGAGCGTTTCGACATCCGGCCAAAATACCAAACTGCCATTGAGTCATGCTCATATGATGAAGGTAGAAAGTGTTGGTTCAGCATGGCACGTGACATGACAACATCCGTGGTTCTCAGGTACACGGCTAAGTTTCTTGTTGTGGCAAGTGGTGAGAATAGTGCAGAGAACATCCCAGTTATCACTGGGCTGGATGGATTTGCTGGAGAGGCAATCCACTCATCAAGATACAAATCAGGTGCCTCCTACTCGGGGAAGAATGTGTTGGTGGTTGGGTGCGGCAACTCTGGAATGGAGATTGCCTATGACCTTGCGTCTCATGGTGCCAACACATCCATTGTTATACGCAACCCG GTACATGTAGTGACAAAAGAAATAATTCGATTGGGCATGACTTTGGTCCAACACATACCAGCGAACGTTGTGGATGGTCTTCTAGTGAGGTTATCAAATTTTGTGTTTGGAGACCTTTCAAAGCATGGTATTGTGAGACCAAAATTAGGCCCTCTCCTCCAAAAGGCAAAAACTGGGCGATCTGCTGTGATTGATGTTGGGACAATTAGTTTAATTAAGAATGGCACTATCAAG gTGCTTGGAAATATTTCCAAAATTGAGGGTAACACAGTTGAATTTGAAGGCAGGAAGGAAAGCACTTTTGATGCCATTGTGTTTGCAACTGGATATAAAAGCACAGCAAATAGGTGGCTCAAG AATGGGGAAAGCATGTTAAATGATGATGGACTGCCAAAGCAAGAATTTCCAAATCACTGGAAGGGCGCAAACGGGCTCTATTGTGCTGGCTTGGCAAAGAGAGGCTTGGCTGGTATTGCCATGGATGCCAAGAATATCGCCAATGACATCTTGTCTAGCTGCCATGCATAA
- the LOC120645120 gene encoding 1-acyl-sn-glycerol-3-phosphate acyltransferase PLS1-like, with translation MAIPLVLVVLPLGLLFLLSGLIVNTIQAILFVTIRPFSKSFYRRINRFLAELLWLQLVWVVDWWAGVKVQLHADEETYRSMGKEHALVISNHRSDIDWLIGWILAQRSGCLGSALAMMKKSSKFLPVIGWSMWFAEYLFLERSWAKDEKTLKWGLQRLKDFPRPFWLALFVEGTRFTPAKLLAAQEYAASQGLPAPRNVLIPRTKGFVSAVSIMRDFVPAIYDTTVIVPKDSPQPTMLRILKGQPSVIHVRMKRHAMSEMPKSDEDVSKWCKDIFVAKDALLDKHLATGTFDEEIRPIGRPVKSLLVTLFWACLLLFGAIQFFKWTQLLSTWRGVAFTAAGMALVTGVMHVFIMFTQAERSSSARAARNRVKKE, from the exons GCCATTCTATTTGTGACAATAAGGCCCTTCTCAAAGAGCTTCTATCGGCGGATCAACAGATTCCTGGCCGAGCTGCTGTGGCTTCAGCTGGTTTGGGTTGTGGACTGGTGGGCAGGCGTTAAG GTACAACTTCATGCTGATGAGGAAACTTACCGATCAATGG GTAAAGAGCATGCACTCGTCATATCAAATCATCGGAGTGATATCGATTGGCTTATTGGATGGATATTGGCACAG CGCTCAGGATGCCTTGGAAGTGCGCTTGCTATGATGAAGAAGTCATCAAAGTTCCTTCCA GTTATTGGCTGGTCCATGTGGTTTGCAGAATACCTCTTTTTGGAGAGGAGCTGGGCAAAGGATGAAAAGACACTAAAG TGGGGCCTCCAAAGGCTGAAAGACTTCCCCAGACCATTTTGGCTAGCCCTTTTCGTTGAGGGTACTCGCTTTACTCCAGCAAAGCTTCTCGCAGCTCAGGAGTATGCAGCTTCACAGGGATTGCCAGCTCCGCGAAATGTACTTATTCCACGCACCAAG GGATTTGTATCTGCTGTGAGTATTATGCGGGATTTTGTTCCAGCCATTTATGATACAACTGTAATAGTTCCAAAAGACTCTCCTCAACCAACAATGCTGCGGATTTTGAAAGGGCAACCATCAGTG ATACATGTTCGCATGAAACGCCATGCAATGAGTGAGATGCCAAAGTCAGATGAGGATGTTTCAAAGTGGTGCAAAGATATATTTGTAGCAAAG GATGCCTTGCTGGATAAGCATTTGGCAACAGGCACATTTGATGAGGAGATTAGACCAATTGGTCGCCCGGTGAAATCATTGCTG GTGACCTTGTTTTGGGCATGTCTCCTCCTATTCGGCGCCATCCAGTTCTTCAAGTGGACGCAACTCCTATCGACATGGAGAGGCGTAGCGTTCACCGCTGCCGGGATGGCCCTAGTAACGGGGGTCATGCATGTGTTTATCATGTTCACCCAGGCGGAGCGGTCGAGCTCCGCAAGGGCAGCACGCAACCGGGTGAAGAAAGAATGA